The stretch of DNA CGTTGGCCCCGGTCCTTGGCGCCGGGTGGGATGGGAATCCGTACGCGTATGCGGGCAACAATCCCCTGAATACGACGGACCCCACGGGCCTCCGGCCGTTGACGGATGCTGAGCTGAAGGCTTACGACAGTTCCGCTGGTGGGGCGCTGGCCGCTGCCGGAAATTGGCTCGGAGACAACTGGGAGTACATTGTTGCGGGTGCTGCTGTAGTGGCTGGCGTCGCTTTGATGTTCACCGGTGTTGGTGGTCCGGTTGGCATGGCTTTGATTGGTGCGGCGGCTGGAGCGCTGACGTCGGGCGGTGCGTCGGCCATCGTCCAAAAGGCTACATCTGGTTCTGTTGACATGAACCAGGTGTTGCAGGACGCGGCCATCGGCGCTGTTGGCGGCGGAGTTGGTGGTGCTGCAGGCGGTCTCCTCGCGCGGGGTGCCAACGCTGCCCGTGTGGCGGTTTCCACGGGTTCCACATCCCGCATAGTCACCACAACCAACAACGTGCTGCGTAGTTCGGTCGTGCGGTCCTCGTTGGCAGCGGGTACTGGCGGTTCGGGGAGCAACATCGTGTCTTATGCTTTGGATGATGACGTGGACCAAACACTCGGAGGATATGTTTCCACCGCGGGCCCCGGTTTTGTGACTGCAGCTGGTGGGTCTGCCCTGTTCAGCAGGCTTGGGACATCGTTCGGAAATTCCGTTGCCAATCGTTTGCCGGGGTGGACTGGTCCTGTCTCAAGTGGAGGGCATAGTGGGGCGCCTTACAATTGGGGTTCCGTCATTACTGAAGACCTCACAAACAGGGTTGGCGGGGCTGTGGTCGGGTATGCCAACACCTCCTTGCAGCCCGGAGGTGCAACCGGAAGTGAAATTATGAACGGAACGATCCAAGGGTTTACCAATGGAGCAACCGGACCCTCCAGCGGTCGGCGTGCAAGTGGTTGGTAATAGTGCAGGAGTAAACATGTCTGACGTAAATGATGATTCAGGGAAGCCCGCCAGAAGACCGACGCTGAAGTGGTATTGGAGCCTGGCCGGCGGGTTGGTTCTCTTATTTGGCGTCTTTGTCATGCTTATGCCGTTTTGGGAATCTGTAGGTATTGAGAGTGTTCACTGCGAGGTTATTTCAGCTAGGGCGGACACAAATTCAGGTGGGTCCCGAGGGTCGGCCTCAACTGCCGGAGTACTGGTGGACACCGCAGATTGCGGGAGAATCTCTGTGTCCAAAGGTGTGACATTTGACAATCGTGATGCGATTGCGGCGTCTTTTACCGCCGGAAATGTGTACGAATTTGAAATAGGATGGTATTCACGCGTCGTGCTGAAGGGTATTCAGAACGGAATTCCTACGGCCCAGAGCTATGAATTGGTTGAGTAAACTCTCTCGGCCTCAATGTTCCCGTTGTCTTGGGCTCTTGTGGGTGGTGCCCGGATCTACGGATCCGACACGGGCCGAACTCAGCATATGGCTGTGAACAGTGGGAGCCCTGACGGGCATCGAGAGACTGAAGAAGACAACTTCACCCAAATGGACCTTGTTTTAGGCAAAAAGCCCTAAGGCTAATGATGGCGTTTTGCGCAGTTGCATTCCTCGTGTGTGGTGGTATTGCAATTTGTGTTTTTCTAAGCGTTCCATGGGACACCCGCATGCCATACGACGGCAAGTTCAATCGAAGCGGCGGGGGAATGCCCATGCAAATTGCCATGTTTGTTTCTTTAGGCCTGCTTGCCGTCAGCTAGCCAGCTCACTGATGGTTATGACGAACGCCCGATAATTTTCTTGCCGCGCAACTGAGGGTTGCCGTGGACGAGGCGCGGGACGCTAGCCCGGAACCATCGGCCCTCTTCGCGGTGGACGTCAAAGCACCTCGATGCGGGACTGATTCTTCGAAATGTGCACCACAATGCACCCTGAAATGTCTGGGAATGCAGAAAACCCCCGGTTTCCCGGGGGTTTTCGTTGGCGGTGACGGTGGGATTTGAACCCACGTTGGCTTTTACACCAAACAACATTTCGAGTGTTGCACCTTCGGCCGCTCGGACACGTCACCAACCTCAATAGGGTACCGGAGCAAGACGCACATCCCCAAAACGACGCCTTGGCACATGCTTCGAGGGGGACGTACTCGACGGTCCAAAGGGGTTCACTCTGAATGTCAGACCCTCGCGCGATGATGCCTGTATGGGAAACGCAGGCGTTGGAACAGCCTCGATGGAGGGTCTTCGGGCCTCTGTCGCCGGCCTCGATGCGCTTTCCCTGGAGGAGGTCAGGCTGGACCGGGCTGACGCCGAGGGCGCGGCTGTGGTGGTTGATGTGTTGGAGCGGAAGTCGGAGCTTCGGCTGCAGCGACTGGCGTTCTGGAGCCGTCTTGAAGCCCAGGTCGCGGCGGGCAAGGCCCACGACGCCTCTGATTTCGCCGAGTTTCAGGAGGCAATGACACCGCCTGAGGCCACCGGGTCGGAGCGGGCGTTCGTGGAGATGTCCACGACGGCGGAGGTCGCCGGCGTCCTGACCCTCAGCCTGGGCGCCGCTTCAGCCTTCATCAGCCAGTCCCGGAAAGTCTGCGCGATGCCACCGGTAGCGGCCGCGCTGGCCGCAGGGGCGATGTCGTGGCGGCACGCGGTGATCGTGGCAGACGAATCTGACTGCCTCGCCCCCGAGAGTGCCGAGGCGTTGGTGGCGCATTTCTTCGACCCTCACGCCCCGAACCGGGCCCGGGGGTCGGCGCCCGGTGACCTCGTGGCGCACCTGTTCCGCCGGAAAGTCAGGTCCTGGCGCGAACGCACCTACCCCGCCTCAGTCCAGGAACGGCACGCGAAGTGTGTGGCGGACCGGCGGATGGAATACCGCCCCGCCGCCGACGGGATGGCATCGATAACCCTGATCCTGCCCGGGGACACCGCCTGCGCCATCTGGAACAAGACCACCGCGATCGCCCGCGGCCTCCAAGGCCCCGGCGAGACCCGCACCCTCACCCAGCTGCGGCCCGACACCGCCGCCGCGCTCCTCCTCGGCGCCCACACCGGAGCCACTGCCGCAGGCCGGTCCGACGATGGCCACGAACCTGGCACCGGGACCGACCCCTACTCCGTTGACCTCAACAAGGTCCCCGCACCGAAAGCCGACGTCCTGGTCACCATCCCGCTATTTGCACTGCTGGGGGCCACCGACGAACCTGCCGACCTCGACGGGTACGGGCCCATCCCCGCACCCATGGCCCGGAAACTCGTCGCCGACGGGGCCAGCTCGTTTTACCGGGTCTTGGTTGACCCGCGTGACGGTGCACCGTTGGAGATCGGCCGGACCAGCTACCGGCTGTCGGAGGCGATGAAACGCTGGATCAGGATGCGCGACGGACACTGCACGTTCCCCGGCTGCACCAACCCCAGCACCGACAATGACACGGACCACCTCACCGCCTGGCAGCACCACGGGACAACCGGGG from Pseudarthrobacter chlorophenolicus A6 encodes:
- a CDS encoding HNH endonuclease signature motif containing protein, which codes for MGNAGVGTASMEGLRASVAGLDALSLEEVRLDRADAEGAAVVVDVLERKSELRLQRLAFWSRLEAQVAAGKAHDASDFAEFQEAMTPPEATGSERAFVEMSTTAEVAGVLTLSLGAASAFISQSRKVCAMPPVAAALAAGAMSWRHAVIVADESDCLAPESAEALVAHFFDPHAPNRARGSAPGDLVAHLFRRKVRSWRERTYPASVQERHAKCVADRRMEYRPAADGMASITLILPGDTACAIWNKTTAIARGLQGPGETRTLTQLRPDTAAALLLGAHTGATAAGRSDDGHEPGTGTDPYSVDLNKVPAPKADVLVTIPLFALLGATDEPADLDGYGPIPAPMARKLVADGASSFYRVLVDPRDGAPLEIGRTSYRLSEAMKRWIRMRDGHCTFPGCTNPSTDNDTDHLTAWQHHGTTGVSNLAQLCPKHHRLKHNSGWTPTPATPTEPPGWTSPTGRHYPGQHPDPRPPHWPPGLLEQKQPVTGGITEEPTVHGSAEARWSLEAQILAGIAVCPDYLLADPPDDELLDEEFAYEDRIVPDDLSPDDPLWEAFYAAPFELPSDPQQEHWLHDLSLT